The stretch of DNA ACAGTAACGCGCGTTATTATGGGATTGCTGAATACAGCTTCTGAAGGAATTGTAGAGGCAACTGCGAATAATGCTGACTTTAATCGGGCAATTTTAGCTGCCCTCACCTTATATATCACTATTTATGGCGCTATGGTGTTGCTAGGGCTGGTGAGTGTTGCTTTGGGCGATGCAGTAGTGCGCGTAGTGAAATTAGGCTTTGTAGCTATGTTGCTTACCTCCGACACAATTATGACCTTATTTCATATGGGACGATGTTTCTTCGTAGAGGGAACCACCTATTTGATTAATGCTGTTATGCAGGTGGGACTGGAGGCTGTTGTGACGTTAAACGCTGGCGGGGAAATCCCTGTTGGCACATTATACGGGCCTGCGGGCGGCGCTGATTTATGCGGATCATCTTTCGATGACGCCACAAGTGCGCAGGGGCCGTTGGTGATTTTTGAAGCACTGGTGACACAAATATTCTCACCACATATGGGATTGGTAATTCTAACTCTGTTCCTGTCGGGAGCATATGGCTGGGTTATTGCTATATTCCTTATGGTGGGGCTGGTATTTTTTGTATTTACTTTGCTGGGAGCGGTGACGTTATATCTCACCTGTTTAATTGGCCAATATCTATTGTTATCTTTATTGCCATTCTTTGTGGTCTTCTTGCTATTCGAGAAAACGCAACACCTGTTCCAGGGGTGGTTTAATATGCTGCTTACCTATAGTTTGCAGCCTATATTCTTGTTTGCATATATATCATTATTTGTTGTGGTGACATCAGCAGCGCTTGCACAAATTCTGGATGTACGCATCTGTTGGGCAAAATGGTTTGCGGTTGGTTGGGTGTTCGATTTGAGCAAGTGGTTCTTCTATGGAGCGAATGGTCCATTAGTTGATTTACCGTTTGGCTTCTTTGAAGTGTTGATATTCGTATTGCTTGTCGCTCTAATGCATGAATTTAAAGACCATGTAGAGCAAATCGCAAACGATATCGGTAACTCATATGTGTATTCCAACGGTGCTGGCCGCGCACTTGAAGGTTGGTTCCGTGGCAAAGGCAGAGCCATTAAAGCAAAAACCTACGAAGGTGTGAAATCCGGCGGCAAAAAAGCGGTTAATTATGTTCGTGGAGGGGCGGGTGGCCATAGTACCGCTAGCGCCAGTGGACAAAAAGGCGTTGGAGGATCCGCAGGCGGTAGCGCCAATGTCAGCCGGAAAGGTGTCGGACGCTGATGCTATAAAATATACAAAAACCGTAATACGGGTTTGACCCGCTAGCGGTTTTTGTATAACACATTAGATGTACTTAATTTTAATTGCCTTTGAATGAAGGAGCCCAAAATATGATAAGACTAGTTTTAACTGCTCTGGCATTAACCTTAATCGCAAGTTGCGGCCCTAAAGAGCGCGAAGATCTTAAAAGCCCATGCGTTGGCACCGAAGAAAGCCCATGTGGCGTGAAGCGCAATGTTAATGATTGGTGGATGGCGTAATTCACCCGTATCCCATTAAAAAACGCCCCACTGCATATCTGCATGGGGCGTTTTTTAATGCAAATAAGCACTGGTTCAAACTAACGCATCCAATTGCTGATCGGTTAAATTGCCTGGAACTATAGTCATTGGCACGAGTAGTTCATCGCCCATACGTTCTGAAAGCCAAGTAACCAGCTTTGTGCCTTTTGGCGAATCAGGCATGAGGCCAATAATCAGCATATTAACATCGCTGTCTTCCATCACGGCGGCGATAATTTGTTCGCCCAACTTACCTTCTCGCAAGTGCAATGTGGGGGTGATATTGCACTCATCCTGCGCAATACCTGCCAATTCGTGGAGCAGTGCTTCTGCTTGCTCGCGCTTTTCATCGCTAATACGTTCGCCCACACCAAATAATGGTTGAAAATCCATTGGCTGAACCACCGTAAGAATATCCACGCCATCGCCTCGCCGGCGGGCTTTTTTGCACGCCATGCGCAATGCAACCGGCGAAGCTGCGTTTTCTGCCACGCAGACTAAAAATTTATTCGGTGTATTCTGGTCACGGTTATTATCTTCTGACATGTGTACTCCTTACAAAAAACACCTAACTAAAGTTTGCGAAATATTGTGGATGCTAGCCATCCAGCACTCACCGCCATTAATACAGCAATAATGCCATATATTGCCGGATATTCATGCGCAAGCTGGAATACCACTGCATCAAGCCCACGCTTTGCTACTATTAATGGTGTGGATTGCATGCCCACAATCTGGCCATTATAAATCAGATAGGTTTCGGCAGTATAGCCACCACGCGGCGTGACATCAGGAAATGGCAGTGTGGTTTTAAACAATGTATCGCCCATAAAAGTGACAGTTTCTTGATTATCAGCATAGAGCTTGGATTTATATCGCTCTGATATAAATTCTCTACGAAATTCCTGACGCTGTTCAAATGTTAATTCATCGCTTTGCATGTGGGAGAGTGGAAGATAAGGCAAATTTTCCACTCCAATTTGAAGCGTGTCTAATACATCTGTGTTTAAGAGCGATTCTAGTGGGCGGGTTGAAGCTACCGCGTAATAATCGGGTAGATTAGTAAACTCCATCGAATGGCGATTGACCCAAATGCCACCAACGCGCTCTTTTTTGCGCATGGTAAAATTTTGTGCTGGGCCGCGCACTACCACAACTATATCGCCAGCGGCCTGACGCGCTCCAAACAAAATAAGCTTTGCGCCTGTAAAACTAGAATCGATTGCAATGTGATATTGCGATAAATCCGCTACAAGTGGCTTGGCAACCGCCTGAGCAGGAATTAATGCCACCGCCATATATAGCCAAAACCACAGGCGCATTACATGGCTCCGTGCTTGGTGATGGTGAAAATATCGTCGGGGGTTATAATCAGGCCATAAGCAAGGCGTATCGAAACGGCCAGCACTGTCGCCGCCAATAACCCGCGCAAATGTATGGCAGAAACTTTGTTGCTCAGATGCGAGCCAATTTGTGCTCCAAACACAGAACCTAACACCAATAATAACGCCAATATAATATCTACACTATGTGTTGTGATAGCATGCATAAACGTTACATGGGCAGTGATGAATATAATTTGAAAAAGCGACGTTCCCACCACCATAGACGATGGCATGTGCAGAATATAAATCATGGCCGGTATCATAACAAAGCCGCCGCCAATGCCCATAAGTGATACCAGCGCGCCTGATGCCAAGCCAACAACTAAGGGTAATAAAACCGTAATGCGCATTTTTGATTTAGGAAATTCCATTTGCAAAGGCCAGCGATAAATCCAACTATCGCCTGTGCGCTCTTTGCGTGGGCTGGATTTTGAGCGTTTCAAAATTGTTGACCAGCTTTCATACGCCATAATGCTGCCAATGGCAGTTAAAAACACCACATAGCTTATGGAAATGAATAAATCAATTTGCCCAAGTGATTGCAGCTTTTCAAATATTGCAACTC from Alphaproteobacteria bacterium encodes:
- a CDS encoding type IV secretion system protein, yielding MSRLTMMFMVVVIAMLGMFTPHTANAGYMANTDYGDPPVPFTPPLTAETGETQPYLYDMSTSLQVTYWSAVIDGIGAKFAIAGDMSGLDTSEKVWDFVARKKIDINQQEAKILCLFMNEDDDPPTDGVIPNFPTWPSCGGVLETMFGPDFIPYLKTNAGDREIVEIYQYLLQSMGIDIKDILPTINERMGSSAGPGPDDLNVDDVAGNRLECYTPANNIRRYDVSGCGILCTVTRVIMGLLNTASEGIVEATANNADFNRAILAALTLYITIYGAMVLLGLVSVALGDAVVRVVKLGFVAMLLTSDTIMTLFHMGRCFFVEGTTYLINAVMQVGLEAVVTLNAGGEIPVGTLYGPAGGADLCGSSFDDATSAQGPLVIFEALVTQIFSPHMGLVILTLFLSGAYGWVIAIFLMVGLVFFVFTLLGAVTLYLTCLIGQYLLLSLLPFFVVFLLFEKTQHLFQGWFNMLLTYSLQPIFLFAYISLFVVVTSAALAQILDVRICWAKWFAVGWVFDLSKWFFYGANGPLVDLPFGFFEVLIFVLLVALMHEFKDHVEQIANDIGNSYVYSNGAGRALEGWFRGKGRAIKAKTYEGVKSGGKKAVNYVRGGAGGHSTASASGQKGVGGSAGGSANVSRKGVGR
- a CDS encoding universal stress protein; translation: MSEDNNRDQNTPNKFLVCVAENAASPVALRMACKKARRRGDGVDILTVVQPMDFQPLFGVGERISDEKREQAEALLHELAGIAQDECNITPTLHLREGKLGEQIIAAVMEDSDVNMLIIGLMPDSPKGTKLVTWLSERMGDELLVPMTIVPGNLTDQQLDALV
- a CDS encoding TIGR02186 family protein; amino-acid sequence: MRLWFWLYMAVALIPAQAVAKPLVADLSQYHIAIDSSFTGAKLILFGARQAAGDIVVVVRGPAQNFTMRKKERVGGIWVNRHSMEFTNLPDYYAVASTRPLESLLNTDVLDTLQIGVENLPYLPLSHMQSDELTFEQRQEFRREFISERYKSKLYADNQETVTFMGDTLFKTTLPFPDVTPRGGYTAETYLIYNGQIVGMQSTPLIVAKRGLDAVVFQLAHEYPAIYGIIAVLMAVSAGWLASTIFRKL
- a CDS encoding sulfite exporter TauE/SafE family protein, which gives rise to MQIYLPIAELSIHMLALLALGGVAGLLSGMFGIGGGFILTPFLIFLGVPPAVAVASCSNQIIASSLSGFLAHWRKQNVDFRMGSVLLFGGIIGSSVGVAIFEKLQSLGQIDLFISISYVVFLTAIGSIMAYESWSTILKRSKSSPRKERTGDSWIYRWPLQMEFPKSKMRITVLLPLVVGLASGALVSLMGIGGGFVMIPAMIYILHMPSSMVVGTSLFQIIFITAHVTFMHAITTHSVDIILALLLVLGSVFGAQIGSHLSNKVSAIHLRGLLAATVLAVSIRLAYGLIITPDDIFTITKHGAM